The Clavelina lepadiformis chromosome 1, kaClaLepa1.1, whole genome shotgun sequence genome segment GGAATTCAAATTACAGGCGTAAGTGACAATTTCATCACTTCCACACCAGAACTGAAGGTGACTGACCAACACAAGTACCTGGGGGTGCATTCAGTGGTTTTGCATTTCAGCTGCGCAGCCATTCACcgaataaattgttgtttcttCTTGTACCTCCCAAACTATAAGCAATGAACCACATATGCTGCGTGTGTTAGTGTCATGACACCAAATGTATAGTGACTCAATTAATTTCCCCAGGTCAAAATCTTCTGGGCCGTTTACTAAGAAACAGGTCGAGTCGTAGTCAGAGTCCGAGAATgactcaaaattttgttgatctTCATCTTCTTCCTCCTGAGCTTGGCTTGGAGGTGACACTTTTGCTGACATATGAGTGTTGCCGTGCGTCATATTTTGAGACGTCATTTTACAACTTTTATTGATTTCAGATCTTGAAGAATTTGAACGCAACCGACCTGTGTCTTGCATCGTGCGTTTGGTCTGACCTGGCCAATGATGAAAGCTTGTGGGAGGGGTAAGTcttattattacatcataaactATGACGTGACCTGCATTGAGAATTggtttttgttgcaattgcgttgttaatttatgATTCATACAATATATTTTTGGAACTTGTTTGTGCAGATTATGCATGACACACTGGGGTTCCTGTAGCGCTTATCACACATGGAAGTCAGAGAGAAAATCTTTTAAGAAGCTGTTTATGCTTTTAGATGAAGGAAGTCTCAGTTTTAACACCCAGCCTGAATGGGTCTCTATTTTCAAACCTTAGTTAGTTTGTTCTTTGCTGTAAGACCGGCAGTACAATTGAATCTTTCTACCTATGCAGGGAATTCAGTATCTTATTGAGCACGGCGTCTTGAAAGATGATGTGAAAGATATTGCCCAGTTTTTTCACTTCACAAACCAACTATGTTGGCAGAAAGTTCGAATTTACCTCCGTGAAAGGTGATGTTACTCTACAGggattattttttgattaaaaatggGCAATCTGTTTCACTTTTGAACTTGCAAGAGCTCAGTACGAAAgcaacaagtttttttttatttaactttagCATAAAAGttgtaataaattattttatgaaaacctTTGGTCCAGTTGAGTGGTTTcgatcaaaaacattttaaattttgtgatgaaATGATCTCCAGTACTGGAAGGTGTAAAACTTCTTTGCTAAGTTCACCGACTGACCAAACTCAACTTTAAAACGgaaatgttgtaaaaactCTCCCTCTCTAAATATAAgcttttatattttgaatttcttggAGTAATGTCTGTGCTGCCAGATAGCTCGTTGgattaaaaccaaaataaaatttttaggcaGGATATTTTAGAAGAAATGATCAAACTACAAAGTTACAAGGACCAGTTTCTTCCCAATGCTCTCAGGTGGGGTTTATAGATTTATGATGTGTTTGTGTTCACCATCAGTCGTACCGGTACTTGATTTATCATTCATCGGTTAATAAATGTACAGGAAGTTCTTCCATGCAGTGGATTCACCAACATCGCGGGGAGACTACCTCAATCTTTTGATAGAAAAATTTGCCGAGAGATTTTGCATCGACAATCCCAACTTGAGATTGACCCCGGGTGAGTTCATTGTGCTCTCGGTCTGTGGTTAAGATTTTATTGCATTATCTCTTAAGATTTCAATGGTTTTCTCTTCTTAGACGTGATCACAATTCTATGCTACTCCCTTATTCTACTTTCTGTTGATCTTACGAGTCCGCACGTGAAGAACAAAATGTCGAAGCGAGAATTTGTGCGAAACATCTGCCGCGCGATTCAACGAGATGCTGATCATGAAACTGTGGTTGATCGTGATTTTGCCGGACACTTGTACGACAATGTTTATTTGGTGGGACACATCGCCCCCCAGCGGTGGGAAAGCGCCCAATCATTACAAAGAAACTAATATCTCTATGACAAACCTACTGTGActgtgtttctttttattcACAAGTTTCATTTTCGATAAGTTTTCAACCAAGTTGTACCTTCCTTTTTCGGATACGCATAATTTGGCATTTTTACTGGATGTTGTGACTTGACATTTTGCTGATGTCTATAATTGGCTGTGATTACAACTTACCCTGTTGTGTGGTGAGCTCTAATAAATATGATCTTGTTCAACTGATTGAAAGAGCGACAAAAATTCATGAGCTTAAGCCTCTGAAGTAAGATTGAGCTAATTTTACGTTTAACATGATTCCATGGTGCAAGCACCAGATGAGATATTACCAATGCACGAAACAAATATCAAATGAAAAGTTGCTATCGTAGTGTCCCATCATGTTGTAAGTGGTTTAAGTTGGACAGGTCTTGCTGAATTGTTATCCCGTTGCCGTGGAAATGTGCTTCACCTCCTATTACTCGCTCCACCAAGGATGGAAGGACAGCTTGGTCTGACTCCATCAGTCTGCTGAACGTGGTGATGTG includes the following:
- the LOC143457496 gene encoding F-box only protein 8-like — protein: MGQQVTRRLQPEDQNANTWNSNYRRQNLLGRLLRNRSSRSQSPRMTQNFVDLHLLPPELGLEILKNLNATDLCLASCVWSDLANDESLWEGLCMTHWGSCSAYHTWKSERKSFKKLFMLLDEGSLSFNTQPEWGIQYLIEHGVLKDDVKDIAQFFHFTNQLCWQKVRIYLRERQDILEEMIKLQSYKDQFLPNALRKFFHAVDSPTSRGDYLNLLIEKFAERFCIDNPNLRLTPDVITILCYSLILLSVDLTSPHVKNKMSKREFVRNICRAIQRDADHETVVDRDFAGHLYDNVYLVGHIAPQRWESAQSLQRN